In a single window of the Botrytis cinerea B05.10 chromosome 10, complete sequence genome:
- the Bcleu2 gene encoding Bcleu2: protein MATHNIVVFGGDHCGPEVVAEAIKVLKVVESDRPSVGKFNFQEHLLGGCSIDAHGEPLTAEALEAAKNADAVLLGAIGGPKWGTGKVRPEQGILALRKQMGTYGNLRPCNFASPTLTEISPLKEKVCEGVDFCIVRELTGGIYFGERKEDEGDGKAWDTEPYTREEIERVTRLAANLALAQDPPAPVWSLDKANVLATSRLWRKTVTDVMAAEFPQLKIGHHLIDSAAMLMVKDPRKLNGIVVTSNLFGDIISDEASVIPGSIGLLPSASLSGVPDGKSRCNGIYEPIHGSAPDISGKGIVNPVGTILSVAMMLKYSLNLPVEAKAVEEAVRRTIEKGIRTADIGGSNKTVEVGDAVVEELKKVLKEL, encoded by the exons ATGGCAACTCATAATATTGTAGTTTTCGGTGGTGATCACTGCGGTCCCGAG GTTGTAGCGGAAGCTATCAAGGTTCTAAAAGTGGTAGAAAGCGATAGACCATCAGTTGGAAAGTTCAATTTCCAAGAACATCTCTTGGGTGGT TGCTCAATTGATGCCCACGGTGAGCCTCTCACAGCCGAAGCTCTCGAAGCTGCCAAAAACGCCGATGCCGTTCTTCTCGGCGCAATCGGTGGTCCAAAATGGGGAACTGGAAAAGTACGCCCCGAGCAAGGAATCCTTGCTCTCCGCAAACAAATGGGCACATATGGAAACCTCCGCCCTTGTAATTTCGCATCACCTACCTTGACCGAGATCTCCCcattgaaagaaaaggtCTGCGAAGGCGTCGATTTCTGCATTGTGCGAGAATTGACCGGAGGCATTTACTtcggagagagaaaggaagatgaGGGAGACGGAAAGGCTTGGGACACAGAACCATATACCAGAGAGGAAATCGAGCGTGTGACAAGATTAGCAGCAAACCTTGCCCTTGCGCAAGATCCCCCAGCTCcagtttggagtttggataAGGCAAACGTTCTCGCAACATCAAGGTTATGGCGCAAAACTGTCACCGACGTCATGGCTGCGGAGTTTCCACAATTGAAGATCGGACATCACTTAATTGATAGTGCAGCCATGTTGATGGTAAAAGACCCAAGAAAGTTGAACGGTATCGTAGTAACAAGCAATTTGTTCGGAGATATTATCAGTGATGAGGCCAGCGTTATTCCTGGCAGTATTGGACTCTTGCCAAGTGCAAGTTTGAGTGGTGTCCCTGATGGAAAGAGCAGATGTAATGGTATCTACGAGCCAATTCACG GCTCCGCCCCAGACATCAGTGGCAAAGGCATCGTAAACCCCGTCGGTACCATCCTCTCCGTCGCCATGATGCTCAAATACTCTCTCAACCTCCCAGTCGAAGCTAAAGCCGTCGAAGAAGCTGTCCGCAGAACCATCGAAAAGGGAATCAGAACCGCCGACATCGGTGGTTCGAATAAGACTGTTGAGGTTGGTGATGCAGTTGTTGAGGAATTAAAGAAGGTCTTGAAGGAGCTTTAA
- the Bcefm4 gene encoding Bcefm4, which translates to MTPETSKPSHLDPSALGTKEYWDNLYNREISNHALDASDVGTIWFDDSSAEDKVVDFLNGEVFEKDLLGLGKERRRRDFGLLDLGTGNGHFLVRLREGEEDSDDDDDEAEEEEENEGRKNEDTGKKWVGRMMGVDYSERSIEFAKRIAKDKSEGVEERTEEGNEIEFITWDIMKEDPSPKVLNGKQAKGWDIVLDKGTFDAISLSEEVDANGKRIFEGYKEKVLALVRTGGVAVVTSCNWTEEELIEWFVGKGEEEQGERFEVLRKIEYRSFSFGGVKGQTVCSVCFRKCGGSE; encoded by the exons ATGACCCCAGAAACATCTAAACCATCACACCTTGATCCATCAGCTCTAGGCACAAAAGAATA TTGGGATAATCTCTATAATCGCGAAATTTCAAACCACGCACTCGATGCTTCGGATGTAGGAACGATATGGTTTGATGATTCATCTGCGGAAGATAAAGTTGTGGATTTTCTGAACGGGGAGGTTTTTGAGAAGGATTTGTTGGGATTGGGCaaagagaggaggaggagagatttTGGACTGCTGGATCTAGGGACGGGAAATGGTCATTTTTTGGTCAGGctgagggagggggaggaggatagtgatgatgatgatgatgaggcggaggaggaagaggaaaatgaagGGAGGAAAAATGAGGATACGGGAAAGAAATGGGTGGGCAGAATGATGGGTGTGGATTATTCGGAGAGATCTATTGAATTTGCGAAACGGATTGCGAAGGACAAATCAGAGGGGGTGGAAGAGAGAACCGAAGAGGGAAACGAAATCGAATTCATCACCTGGGATATAATGAAAGAAGATCCATCGCCAAAAGTGCTAAATGGAAAACAGGCAAAAGGATGGGACATAGTGCTTGATAAAGGGACATTCGATGCTATCAGCTTGTCGGAGGAGGTTGATGCGAATGGGAAAAGGATTTTTGAGGgatataaagaaaaggtaCTGGCACTGGTGAGGACAGGCGGAGTAGCGGTTGTTACGAGTTGTAATTGGACAGAAGAGGAACTGATTGAGTGGTTTGttgggaagggagaggaggagcAGGGAGAGAGGTTCGAGGTTCTGAGGAAGATTGAGTATAGAAGTTTTAGTTTTGGGGGAGTGAAGGGCCAGACGGTATGTAGTGTTTGTTTTAGGAAATGTGGGGGGAGCGAATAG
- the Bcnut2 gene encoding Bcnut2, translating into MAPVNNDDHNVVTNEIKNVIQDLYEIMIQTYNYDGVGRPTREILENSLVKLSTSLQIVSHATVPAGPPTGKSHFDKVAGKATDLAYVPQDVIHYIDNGRNPDIYTREFVEAARKNNQLMRGKMQAFGDFRDVLAREMENVFPELEEDIKMVVDCTTDEKEKK; encoded by the exons ATGGCGCCAGTCAATAACGACGATCACAATGTCGTTACGA ATGAAATCAAGAACGTTATCCAAGACTTGTACGAAATCATGATACAAACGTATAATTACGACGGCGTCGGACGACCAACTCGTGAAATTCTTGAGAATTCTCTCGTCAAGCTCTCaacttctctccaaatcGTTTCTCATGCCACTGTTCCCGCGGGGCCTCCAACTGGAAAATCTCACTTCGATAAGGTTGCGGGAAAGGCCACGGATCTCGCATATGTTCCCCAGGATGTGATACATTATATAGATAACGGACGGAACCCGGATATCTACACGAGAGAGTTTGTAGAGGCGGCGAGGAAGAACAATCAGTTGATGAGAGGCAAGATGCAGGCGTTTGGAGATTTTAGGGATGTGCTTGCCAGGGAGATGGAGAACGTGTTTCCAGAATTAGAGGAGGATATTAAGATGGTTGTAGATTGTACTACTgacgagaaggagaagaaatga
- the Bctpd3 gene encoding Bctpd3, whose product MADGPDKTDELYPIAVLIDELKHDDVTLRLNAIHRLSTIALALGADRTRDELIPFLDESVEDEDEVLTALSEELGNFVEYVGGPEFGHVLLSPLENLAAIEEPLVREKAVESLNKICEELSSQQVEEYFIPLTIRLSKADWFTSKISATGLYNVPYKKASPPMQEQLRQQFGLLVHDETPMVRRQSANNLSKFVKEMPATIVVEEMIPLFQHLAGDDQDSVRLLTVEILIAIAEVVPKEQQSSHGVLLTALRSLIEDKSWRVRYMVADRFEKIAKAVDDEVVTRDLVPAFVKLLKDSEAEVRTAIAGQIPGFCKLVDHTTLLNDIMTTVEDLVSDTSQHVRAALGTQISGLAPILGKQETIDHLLPMFLQMLKDEFPDVRLHIISKLELVNQVIGIDLLSQSLLPAIVQLAEDKQWRVRLAIIEYIPLLASQLGVQFFDEKLAALCMGWLGDTVFSIRDAATKNLKKLTEVFGVDWANEAIIPKVMAMGAHPNYLYRMTTCFAITTLAQVVSLDVVSNSILPMMDKLVADDIPNIRFNVAKSYSEIISVLKRLPDEGTVYSLEKSGSSEPPSARGQELIQERILPNLEKLQKDDDVDVRFFATTAAASISGEPMETS is encoded by the exons ATGGCGGACGGTCCAGATAAGACTGACGAGCTCTATCCCATAGCTGTTCTCATTGATGAATTAAAG CATGACGATGTTACTTTAAGACTAAATGCCATTCATCGACTGTCAACAATCGCCCTCGCACTTGGAGCAGATCGCACAAGAGACGAGTTGATCCCCTTCTTAGATG AATCTgtcgaagacgaagacgaagttCTCACGGCCTTGAGCGAGGAACTCGGAAATTTTGTAGAATATGTTGGCGGGCCAGAATTCGGCCATGTTCTTCTGTCACCCCTCGAGAACCTTGCCGCCATCGAGGAACCCCTGGTGCGAGAAAAG GCTGTGGAATCCTTAAACAAGATATGCGAGGAGCTATCCTCGCAACAAGTCGAAGAGTACTTCATTCCCCTCACAATCCGACTTTCAAAAGCCGACTGGTTCACCTCAAAGATCTCCGCCACAGGATTATATAACGTACCATACAAGAAGGCGTCGCCTCCAATGCAAGAGCAGCTCAGACAACAATTTGGCCTTTTGGTTCATGACGAAACTCCTATGGTCCGAAGACAATCTGCAAACAACTTGTCGAAATTTGTGAAGGAAATGCCCGCTACGATAGTTGTGGAAGAAATGATACCCTTGTTCCAACACCTTGCCGGCGATGACCAGGATAGCGTACGTTTATTGACAGTAGAGATTTTGATTGCAATTGCGGAAGTTGTACCAAAGGAGCAGCAATCAAGTCACGGAGTCCTACTCACAGCTTTGAGGAGTTTAATCGAAGATAAAAGTTGGAGAGTGAGGTATATGGTAGCTGATAGATTTGAGAAG ATTGCAAAAGCggttgatgatgaagttgtgACAAGAGATCTTGTACCAGCATTTGtcaaattattgaaagaCAGTGAAGCGGAAGTACGTACAGCAATTGCTGGTCAAATTCCTG GTTTCTGCAAGCTTGTCGATCATACCACCCTCTTAAACGACATCATGACTACTGTCGAAGATTTGGTTTCTGATACTTCTCAACATGTTCGGGCTGCTCTTGGTACCCAAATCAGTGGACTTGCACCAATTCTTGGCAAGCAAGA GACTATCGATCACTTACTTCCAATGTTCTTGCAAATGCTCAAAGATGAATTTCCAGATGTCCGTTTACACATAATCTCCAAGTTGGAGTTGGTGAACCAAGTCATTGGCATTGATCTCCTCTCACAATCCCTTCTTCCTGCTATTGTACAGCTCGCTGAAGATAAACAATGGCGTGTTCGCTTGGCAATTATTGAGTACATTCCTCTATTGGCCAGCCAACTCGGTGTTCAATTCTTTGACGAGAAGTTGGCTGCTCTCTGCATGGGCTGGCTCGGGGATACAGTCTTCTCCATCCGTGATGCGGCAACAAAGAACTTGAAGAAGCTCACCGAAGTCTTTGGCGTCGATTGGGCGAATGAAGCTATCATTCCAAAGGTTATGGCTATGGGAGCTCATCCAAATTATCTTTACAGAATGACAACCTGCTTCGCAATTACA ACACTTGCACAAGTCGTCAGTCTCGATGTTGTCTCAAATTCTATCCTACCTATGATGGACAAATTAGTAGCTGACGATATTCCAAACATTCGTTTCAATGTCGCCAAATCATACTCTGAGATCATCTCAGTTCTCAAGAGATTGCCAGACGAGGGTACCGTGTATTCGCTAGAGAAGTCCGGTAGCTCAGAACCGCCCTCGGCTAGAGGCCAAGAGCTTATCCAAGAAAGAATTCTAccaaatttggaaaagttgCAAAAGGATGATGATGTCGATGTTCGGTTCTTTGCTACTACGGCCGCAGCTTCTATTTCTGGTGAGCCTATGGAAACCTCATAG